From the genome of Gemmatimonadaceae bacterium:
GGATCGTTGTAGAGCTCGAGCTTCACGACTGATCCCTGCTTCACGTGCCAGTCGATGTCCATGTTTTCCTTGCCCGTTGCGTCGTCGCGCAGGATCCACCGGACTTGTTCGCTGGTCGACAGCCAGTTCATGTCGGGCATGCCGTCCACCCACTCGACGGGCGCGTAGTACGCGGTATCCACGTTCATGAACTGCACCGTGGCGAGCGGCAGAGCGCTCCCGTGCACGGTGAGGGTGAGGCGCTTGTCGGGCGGCTTGTCGAAGTACGGGCGGTAGCGGTCGATGTCGCGCGTGACCGCGGCGTTGTCGCGCAGCGCGTCGAACGCCGCGGCATAGTCGGGCACGGCCGCCGACGAGTCGACGTCGATCATGCCTAACGTATCCGACTCGGCCTCGAATTCTCCGCGGAAATGGTTGATCGCCTGCACGGCGTTGACGAGCGCATACCGCCCAGGATGCTCGAAGCGGACTTCCACGATGTATCGCTCGGCGGGCGCCAGGACGACGCTCGGCACGCGTTGCTCGTGCTCGAAGCGGCTCACGTCGGACGCCAGCACTTTGATCGGCGCGCCGCCGAACGAGATGTTGTAGGTGCGTGAACTGGCCGCGTTCGTGAGATAGAACCGCACTACGTCGCCGCGATGCGCGTCGAGCGTGTAGCGCGGCTCGCCGTTCACCAACAGCAGGTTGCCGACCCGTCCCATGAGCGCAAAGTCGGGCCCCTTCTTTCCATAGGGAATGAGCGTATCGGCGTTCACGAGCAGGTCATCGAACACCAGCACCTGCTCCTGATTCGCCGGCGAATAGTAGGACGAATCGGGCGAATCGACGATCATGTTGCCAAACAAGCCTAACGCCTGCTCGATGTCCTCGCGGACGTGGGGGTGATACCAGTAGACTCCGGCGTCCGGAAAGTGGACGCGATAGACGAAGCTGTCGCCGGGAGCGACAGCCTGCTGGGTCACGCCGGGCACGCCGTCGTAGCGGTTGTCGAGTCGAACGCCGTGCCAGTGGATCGAGCTCGGCAGGTCAATGCGATTGTGAAACCGCACGGTGATGGTCGCGTTCTGCGGGACGCGCAACAGCGGACCGGGCACTTCGCCGTTGAAGCCGTACATGATGTACGGCCGACCCGCCACCGTTCGGCGCACGAGCGTGGCCGA
Proteins encoded in this window:
- a CDS encoding multicopper oxidase family protein — protein: MNRRILTTAALLVAAVAATSSAQQHDTTMPAMPPGMPMPGSPGKADTASRRAPADSMNMPGMSSNSMPMPIPMPKGMVMMPGLVGLTPPGGTFLPGGGADPASVPQVRPRQILRVKDGDTLDLSATLVRRTVAGRPYIMYGFNGEVPGPLLRVPQNATITVRFHNRIDLPSSIHWHGVRLDNRYDGVPGVTQQAVAPGDSFVYRVHFPDAGVYWYHPHVREDIEQALGLFGNMIVDSPDSSYYSPANQEQVLVFDDLLVNADTLIPYGKKGPDFALMGRVGNLLLVNGEPRYTLDAHRGDVVRFYLTNAASSRTYNISFGGAPIKVLASDVSRFEHEQRVPSVVLAPAERYIVEVRFEHPGRYALVNAVQAINHFRGEFEAESDTLGMIDVDSSAAVPDYAAAFDALRDNAAVTRDIDRYRPYFDKPPDKRLTLTVHGSALPLATVQFMNVDTAYYAPVEWVDGMPDMNWLSTSEQVRWILRDDATGKENMDIDWHVKQGSVVKLELYNDPKSFHPMQHPIHLHGQRMLVVARNGVRAKNLVWKDTVLIPVGSTVDVLIDASNPGDWMLHCHIAEHLGSGMMTVLHVDRATPP